The bacterium genome window below encodes:
- a CDS encoding 1,4-dihydroxy-2-naphthoate polyprenyltransferase translates to MAAAGAALNPARVWWSAVRPATLAASVAPVLAGTAVAVHDGGARLVAGSLALVVAVAMQVGVNFANDYSDHVRGADNPRRVGPLRAASSGVVEPAHVGWAAIAAFGVAGIAGLVLSLATDWRLLVAGAACLLAGWLYTGGPRPYGYFGLGELFVFVFFGLVATAGTVYVETLGVTPLALVMGCAMGCLASAILVLNNLRDIATDAAAGKRTLATRLGRQRTLYLLVLLVSAAFAVPIVALAAKLAGVTVLTVLFAIPIAAGAVGTAFTTRDGPQLVGALKRIAIAELAYALLFALGLLL, encoded by the coding sequence ATGGCGGCTGCCGGCGCCGCGCTGAACCCGGCGCGTGTGTGGTGGTCGGCGGTCCGTCCGGCCACGCTGGCGGCCTCGGTCGCGCCGGTCCTCGCCGGCACGGCGGTCGCCGTGCACGACGGTGGAGCGCGCCTGGTCGCGGGTTCGCTGGCGCTGGTCGTCGCGGTGGCGATGCAGGTGGGAGTGAATTTCGCCAACGACTACTCGGACCACGTTCGCGGCGCCGACAATCCCCGCCGCGTCGGCCCGCTGCGCGCGGCATCTTCCGGCGTCGTCGAGCCGGCCCATGTCGGGTGGGCGGCGATCGCCGCCTTCGGCGTCGCCGGCATCGCCGGACTGGTGCTCAGCCTGGCCACCGACTGGCGGCTGCTGGTGGCCGGCGCCGCCTGCCTGCTGGCCGGCTGGCTCTACACAGGAGGGCCGCGGCCGTACGGCTACTTCGGCCTGGGCGAGCTCTTCGTGTTCGTCTTCTTCGGCCTGGTGGCGACCGCGGGCACCGTGTATGTCGAAACGCTCGGCGTGACGCCGCTCGCCCTGGTCATGGGCTGTGCCATGGGTTGCCTCGCGAGTGCCATCCTCGTCCTCAACAACCTGCGTGACATCGCCACCGACGCGGCCGCCGGCAAGCGGACATTGGCCACGCGCCTCGGCCGCCAGCGCACGCTTTACCTGCTGGTCCTGCTCGTCAGCGCCGCTTTCGCCGTCCCGATCGTCGCCCTGGCGGCGAAGCTTGCCGGCGTGACCGTGTTGACGGTGCTCTTCGCCATCCCGATCGCCGCCGGCGCCGTTGGCACCGCGTTCACGACCCGCGACGGCCCGCAGCTGGTGGGCGCGCTCAAACGGATCGCGATCGCGGAGCTGGCCTACGCGCTGCTCTTCGCCCTCGGACTGCTCCTGTGA
- the menB gene encoding 1,4-dihydroxy-2-naphthoyl-CoA synthase, which translates to MGKGAGRKRVASGGGTGWLKAGRYDDIVYETWDGIAKITINRPEVRNAFRPTTVFEMSKAFEVARDDPKIGVVILTGAGTEAFCSGGDQRIRGDDGYVDSKGTGRLNVLDLQIQIRRLPKPVIAMVAGYAIGGGHVLHVVCDLTIAADNARFGQSGPRVGSFDGGYGSGLLARIVGQKKAREIWFLCEQYDARQALDMGLVNKVVPLADLEKETVAWCRRMLELSPLALRMLKAGLNAADDGLAGIQQLAGDATLLYYLSEEAQEGRDAYVQKRKPNFSKFPKRP; encoded by the coding sequence GTGGGCAAGGGGGCCGGGCGGAAGCGGGTCGCATCAGGTGGCGGGACCGGTTGGCTCAAGGCCGGCCGGTACGACGACATCGTCTACGAGACCTGGGATGGCATCGCCAAGATCACGATCAACCGGCCGGAGGTTCGCAATGCCTTTCGGCCGACCACCGTGTTCGAGATGTCGAAGGCGTTCGAGGTCGCGCGCGACGACCCGAAGATCGGCGTCGTCATCCTCACCGGGGCCGGCACCGAAGCCTTTTGCTCCGGCGGCGACCAGCGGATCCGCGGCGATGACGGTTATGTCGACTCCAAGGGCACAGGGCGGCTCAACGTGCTCGACCTCCAGATCCAGATTCGCCGCCTGCCCAAGCCGGTGATCGCGATGGTCGCGGGTTATGCGATCGGCGGGGGCCACGTGCTGCACGTCGTGTGCGACCTGACGATTGCCGCCGACAACGCGCGCTTCGGCCAGAGCGGCCCGCGCGTGGGCAGCTTCGACGGCGGCTACGGCTCGGGGCTGCTGGCCCGCATCGTCGGGCAGAAGAAGGCGCGCGAGATCTGGTTTCTCTGCGAGCAGTACGACGCCCGGCAGGCGCTCGACATGGGCCTGGTCAACAAGGTGGTGCCGCTCGCCGACCTGGAAAAGGAAACCGTCGCCTGGTGCCGCCGCATGCTGGAGCTCAGCCCGCTCGCGCTGCGCATGCTGAAGGCCGGGCTCAACGCCGCAGACGACGGCCTGGCCGGCATCCAGCAGCTCGCGGGCGACGCCACGCTGCTCTATTACCTCAGCGAGGAGGCCCAGGAGGGGCGCGACGCATACGTCCAAAAGCGCAAGCCGAACTTTTCGAAGTTCCCGAAAAGGCCTTGA